In Candidatus Promineifilum breve, one genomic interval encodes:
- a CDS encoding type II toxin-antitoxin system VapC family toxin, with protein sequence MTRYLLDINHLSPLVTVGHSLRQTVLERIAAGDNFAIPAPVLSEFLFGIGLLARAAENQAAWQELAGAFGYYHIDRQDAEAAAELRLRLRRAGRQLALIDALVAVVALRQGLTLLTTDGDFDAVPGLDRQSWW encoded by the coding sequence GTGACGCGCTACCTGTTGGATATCAATCACCTGTCGCCCCTGGTGACTGTCGGGCATTCCCTGCGCCAGACCGTCCTGGAACGTATCGCCGCGGGCGACAACTTCGCCATCCCCGCGCCGGTGCTGAGTGAGTTTCTGTTTGGGATCGGCTTGTTGGCGCGCGCAGCGGAGAATCAGGCGGCCTGGCAGGAGTTGGCCGGCGCGTTCGGCTACTATCACATTGACCGGCAGGACGCCGAGGCCGCGGCCGAATTGCGCCTGCGCTTGCGCCGCGCCGGGCGGCAACTGGCGCTCATCGACGCGCTGGTGGCGGTAGTGGCGCTGCGCCAGGGGCTGACGTTGCTGACGACCGACGGCGATTTCGATGCTGTGCCCGGTCTGGATAGACAAAGCTGGTGGTAA
- the cyoE gene encoding heme o synthase, giving the protein MSLTKVTESFEQPLEGGAIKVGGWRSALQTAVVLFKLRIVFLLLMAATGGAFLAAGGWPGWGVLLLTWLTGGMAAAGASSLNQYWERQRDGLMGRTRSRPLVNGDITDPGWVPWVGLGLILAPVLAVAWFNRPLAFFLALGAFIYVGIYTIWLKPRTLLNIVIGGAAGSAAVLSGSAAAGFWNAPGALALAAILFLWTPFHFWSLAILYRDEYQRADVPMLPTQTTPQKAAWWVMSHTLPTGLLSLLMVTLPGLGWIFFLPVLAITIDLFYRNVQLIRDPSPLNARKLFMSSNYYLLVLLLAICVDLALPW; this is encoded by the coding sequence ATGTCTTTAACCAAAGTGACGGAATCATTTGAGCAGCCACTGGAAGGCGGCGCTATCAAGGTCGGCGGTTGGCGCAGCGCGCTGCAAACGGCGGTGGTGCTGTTCAAGCTGCGCATCGTCTTTCTGTTGCTGATGGCCGCCACCGGCGGGGCTTTTCTGGCCGCGGGCGGCTGGCCGGGCTGGGGCGTGTTGCTGTTGACGTGGCTGACGGGCGGCATGGCCGCCGCCGGGGCGTCATCGCTCAACCAGTATTGGGAACGGCAGCGCGACGGCCTGATGGGCCGCACCCGCTCCCGGCCGCTGGTCAACGGCGACATCACCGATCCGGGCTGGGTTCCCTGGGTCGGGCTGGGCCTCATCCTGGCGCCGGTGTTGGCCGTGGCCTGGTTCAATCGGCCGCTGGCCTTCTTCCTGGCCCTGGGGGCGTTCATCTACGTCGGCATCTATACCATCTGGCTGAAGCCGCGCACCTTGCTCAATATCGTCATCGGCGGGGCAGCGGGCAGCGCCGCCGTCCTCAGCGGCAGCGCCGCCGCCGGCTTCTGGAACGCCCCCGGCGCGCTGGCCCTGGCCGCCATCCTCTTCCTGTGGACGCCGTTCCATTTCTGGAGCCTGGCCATCCTCTACCGCGACGAGTACCAGCGGGCCGACGTGCCCATGTTGCCGACGCAAACCACGCCGCAAAAGGCGGCCTGGTGGGTCATGTCCCACACGCTGCCCACCGGCCTGCTCAGCCTGCTCATGGTGACGCTGCCCGGCCTGGGGTGGATCTTCTTCCTGCCGGTGCTGGCGATCACCATCGACCTGTTCTATCGCAACGTCCAACTCATCCGCGACCCGTCGCCGCTGAATGCCCGCAAGCTGTTCATGTCATCGAACTACTACTTGCTGGTGTTGTTGCTGGCGATCTGCGTCGATCTGGCCCTGCCCTGGTGA
- a CDS encoding ester cyclase gives MTNVLKTLSQRVVAELYNGGNVALVDELFDPRYVQKPVGYRGLEGARRFVEELHAAFSGLHFDLVGQIAEDDSVVNLLIMNGLHTGPLLGHIPPSGREVVVIYAIIHRFEGGKLVEGVIVSDQLSLMQQIGVVPTPVWGAG, from the coding sequence ATGACCAATGTTTTGAAGACCCTGTCGCAACGAGTAGTAGCAGAACTGTATAACGGCGGCAACGTGGCCCTGGTCGACGAACTGTTCGATCCGCGCTACGTCCAGAAGCCCGTTGGCTATCGCGGGTTGGAGGGTGCGCGCCGCTTTGTCGAGGAACTGCATGCGGCCTTCTCCGGCCTGCATTTCGATCTGGTGGGCCAGATCGCCGAGGACGATTCGGTCGTCAACCTGCTGATCATGAACGGGCTGCACACCGGCCCGCTGCTGGGCCACATCCCGCCATCGGGTCGCGAGGTGGTGGTGATCTATGCCATTATTCACCGTTTCGAGGGCGGCAAGCTGGTGGAGGGGGTCATCGTCTCTGACCAGTTGAGCCTGATGCAGCAGATTGGGGTGGTGCCGACGCCGGTGTGGGGCGCGGGCTGA
- the rpmF gene encoding 50S ribosomal protein L32 has translation MGAVPKRKVSKARRDKRRAHDALSLYHLVPCADCGEMKRAHRVCPSCGKYNGRQILPASTEE, from the coding sequence ATGGGTGCAGTTCCCAAGCGAAAAGTATCAAAAGCACGGCGCGACAAGCGGCGCGCCCACGACGCCCTGAGCCTCTATCACCTCGTCCCCTGCGCGGATTGCGGCGAGATGAAGCGGGCCCATCGCGTCTGCCCGAGTTGCGGCAAGTACAACGGCCGTCAGATATTGCCCGCATCCACCGAAGAGTAG
- the fabD gene encoding ACP S-malonyltransferase has product MPTAFLFPGQGSQFVGMGRDLYDREPVARALFDEADERLGLALSRLCFDGPEEALTDTAVQQPALFTTSLAAWAVLRARGQTDAAYLAGHSLGEFSALAAAGALRFADGLALVRRRGELMKLAGERSPGGMAAVLGLDAGPVAELCARAAAESGRFVGVANDNCPGQIVISGDEVALALAVEQLTAAGARKVVRLPISIAAHTPLMAVVAEEFAAAVDAAPLREAAIPVIANVTARPIHTPDDIRAELKAQLTSPVAWTDSIRYLGEQGVDTYLEVGPGDVLLGLVKRIDRQAERIKFEL; this is encoded by the coding sequence ATGCCCACGGCTTTCCTCTTTCCCGGACAGGGTTCACAATTTGTCGGGATGGGGCGCGACCTGTATGACCGCGAGCCGGTCGCCCGCGCCCTGTTCGACGAGGCCGACGAGCGGCTGGGCCTGGCCCTGTCGCGCCTCTGCTTCGACGGGCCGGAAGAGGCATTGACCGATACGGCCGTCCAGCAGCCGGCGCTGTTCACCACCAGTCTGGCCGCCTGGGCCGTGTTGCGGGCGCGCGGGCAGACCGACGCCGCTTACCTGGCCGGTCACTCGCTGGGCGAGTTCTCGGCCCTGGCCGCGGCCGGGGCGCTGCGCTTCGCCGATGGGTTGGCACTGGTGCGGCGGCGCGGCGAGCTGATGAAGTTGGCCGGGGAGCGCAGCCCGGGCGGCATGGCCGCCGTGTTGGGGCTGGACGCCGGGCCGGTGGCCGAGCTATGCGCCCGCGCCGCCGCGGAGAGTGGCCGCTTTGTGGGCGTCGCCAACGATAACTGCCCCGGCCAGATCGTCATCTCCGGCGATGAGGTGGCCCTGGCGCTGGCTGTCGAGCAGCTGACCGCGGCCGGGGCGCGCAAGGTCGTGCGCCTGCCCATCTCCATCGCCGCCCACACGCCGCTGATGGCTGTCGTGGCCGAGGAATTCGCCGCCGCCGTCGATGCCGCCCCGTTGCGCGAGGCGGCTATTCCCGTCATCGCCAACGTCACCGCGCGGCCCATCCACACCCCCGACGACATTCGCGCCGAACTGAAGGCGCAACTCACCTCGCCCGTGGCCTGGACCGATTCGATCCGTTACCTCGGCGAGCAGGGCGTTGACACCTACCTCGAAGTGGGGCCGGGCGACGTGCTGCTGGGTCTGGTCAAGCGGATTGACCGGCAGGCTGAGCGTATTAAGTTCGAACTATAG
- the pheS gene encoding phenylalanine--tRNA ligase subunit alpha has product MLEELEQQYAAAAAALAAAEGRETLAAWHSATLGKKGGIYLLTRNMGALGPDERPAYGRRLNEVKAELEAAYDMKLAAAEADELEAQIATGALDVTLPGRQPATGRLHVITQTLRDIYRVFGDMGFQVYRSRDVETDEVNFELLNFPPHHPAREMQDSFYTTAEGVILRTHTSGGQIRAMREQYPEPIRVVLPGMCYRNEQVTARSEMQFTQVELLAVGDDISFADLKGTLTEFARRMFGADRQTRFRASYFPFTEPSAEMDISCFLCGGAGCNICKYTGWLEILGCGMVHPTVLRNGGYDPEKYFGFAAGMGPERIAMLKYGIDDIRQFWANDLRFLGQF; this is encoded by the coding sequence ATGCTTGAGGAATTAGAACAACAGTATGCAGCGGCGGCGGCGGCGCTGGCGGCGGCCGAGGGGCGCGAGACGCTGGCGGCCTGGCACAGCGCCACGTTGGGCAAGAAGGGCGGCATCTACCTGCTGACGCGCAACATGGGCGCGCTCGGCCCGGACGAGCGGCCCGCCTATGGCCGGCGGCTGAACGAGGTCAAGGCCGAACTGGAAGCGGCCTATGACATGAAGCTGGCCGCGGCCGAGGCCGACGAACTGGAGGCGCAGATCGCCACCGGGGCGCTCGACGTGACCCTGCCCGGCCGTCAGCCGGCCACCGGCCGGCTCCACGTGATCACCCAAACCCTGCGCGACATCTACCGCGTCTTTGGCGACATGGGTTTCCAGGTCTACCGCAGCCGCGACGTGGAGACCGACGAGGTGAACTTCGAGCTGCTCAACTTCCCGCCCCACCACCCGGCGCGGGAGATGCAGGACAGCTTCTATACCACCGCCGAGGGCGTCATCCTGCGCACCCACACCAGCGGCGGCCAGATTCGGGCCATGCGCGAACAATACCCGGAGCCGATCCGTGTCGTCTTGCCGGGCATGTGCTATCGCAACGAGCAGGTGACGGCCCGCAGCGAGATGCAATTCACCCAGGTCGAACTGCTGGCCGTGGGCGACGACATCTCCTTTGCCGACCTGAAGGGCACGCTGACCGAATTCGCCCGGCGCATGTTCGGCGCCGACCGGCAGACGCGCTTCCGGGCCAGCTACTTCCCGTTCACCGAGCCGAGCGCGGAGATGGACATCAGCTGCTTTCTGTGCGGCGGCGCGGGCTGCAACATTTGCAAGTACACCGGCTGGCTGGAGATTCTGGGCTGCGGCATGGTGCACCCCACCGTGCTGCGCAATGGCGGCTATGACCCGGAAAAGTACTTCGGTTTTGCCGCCGGTATGGGCCCGGAGCGGATCGCCATGCTCAAATATGGCATCGACGACATCCGGCAGTTCTGGGCCAATGATTTGCGCTTCCTGGGACAATTCTAA
- the fabG gene encoding 3-oxoacyl-[acyl-carrier-protein] reductase: MTKLLSGKVAVVTGASRGIGRAIAEELAAEGASVVVNYHANAAAADEVVGGIVERGGTAVAIQADVSDFAAAERLIKAAIDTYGAIDILVNNAGTTRDTLLLSMKEEEWDVVLTTNLKSVYNTCKAITRPMVRRKAGGRIINISSVSGIVGQPGQTNYAASKAGIIGFSKSLAKELGSRHITVNVVAPGFVPTDLTAVMPDDLVKQTLAFIPLGRWGEAREIAHAVVFLASDKAGYITGAVIQVDGGIGT; this comes from the coding sequence ATGACCAAGTTATTGTCGGGCAAGGTTGCGGTGGTCACCGGCGCGTCGCGCGGCATCGGCCGGGCCATCGCCGAGGAGCTGGCCGCCGAGGGGGCGTCGGTCGTCGTCAACTACCACGCCAATGCCGCCGCGGCCGATGAAGTGGTGGGCGGCATCGTGGAGCGGGGCGGCACGGCCGTGGCAATCCAGGCCGACGTGAGCGACTTCGCCGCCGCCGAGCGCCTGATCAAAGCCGCCATCGACACCTACGGCGCGATCGACATCCTGGTCAACAACGCCGGCACCACCCGCGACACGCTGCTCCTGTCCATGAAGGAAGAGGAGTGGGATGTGGTGCTGACGACCAACCTGAAGAGCGTCTACAACACCTGCAAGGCCATCACCCGGCCCATGGTGCGACGCAAGGCGGGCGGGCGCATCATCAACATCTCGTCCGTCTCCGGCATCGTCGGCCAGCCGGGCCAGACCAACTACGCCGCGTCGAAGGCGGGCATCATCGGCTTCTCCAAATCGCTGGCCAAGGAACTCGGCTCGCGCCACATCACCGTCAACGTCGTGGCCCCCGGCTTCGTGCCCACTGACCTGACGGCGGTCATGCCCGATGATCTGGTGAAGCAGACGCTGGCCTTCATCCCCCTCGGCCGCTGGGGAGAGGCGCGCGAAATCGCCCACGCCGTCGTCTTTCTGGCGTCGGACAAGGCGGGCTACATCACCGGCGCGGTCATCCAGGTAGATGGAGGCATCGGCACATGA
- a CDS encoding Asp23/Gls24 family envelope stress response protein, whose amino-acid sequence MSDRVESIGRIEVAPEVLVTIARYAVQQVEGVGQMAQVPADMARLFQRGLRQDGVLLDLSENKVRFNIYVIMAPHVNLLEASRAIQTAVSEAVEMMVGIPVAAVNVFVEDVHYTKGEVV is encoded by the coding sequence ATGAGCGACAGAGTGGAGAGCATCGGCCGCATCGAAGTGGCCCCGGAGGTACTGGTCACCATCGCCCGCTACGCCGTCCAGCAAGTGGAGGGCGTGGGGCAGATGGCCCAGGTGCCGGCCGACATGGCCCGCCTCTTCCAGCGCGGGCTGCGCCAGGATGGCGTCTTGCTGGATTTGTCGGAAAACAAGGTACGTTTTAATATCTATGTTATAATGGCCCCACACGTCAATCTGCTGGAGGCCAGCCGGGCGATCCAGACGGCCGTGTCCGAGGCGGTGGAGATGATGGTCGGCATTCCCGTGGCCGCCGTCAACGTATTTGTGGAAGACGTGCATTATACCAAGGGCGAAGTTGTATAG
- the nusB gene encoding transcription antitermination factor NusB, translating to MKTRRRARRVTLETLYEYDIAGHDPDEVLAQRLEEGPMERAGIEFAERLIHGVIAYQEQMDRLIARYAPEWPLDQMAVIDRNVLRIAIYEFLVSDETPVKVAINEAVELAKVYGSDSAPRFINGVLGTLADHQDELRREIQREAAVAVTA from the coding sequence ATGAAAACCAGGCGTCGCGCCCGCCGCGTAACCTTAGAAACTCTATACGAATACGACATCGCCGGCCACGACCCCGACGAAGTGCTCGCGCAGCGGCTGGAGGAAGGCCCGATGGAGCGCGCCGGGATCGAGTTCGCCGAGCGCCTCATCCACGGGGTCATCGCCTACCAGGAGCAGATGGACCGGCTCATCGCCCGCTACGCGCCGGAGTGGCCGCTCGATCAGATGGCCGTCATCGACCGCAACGTGCTACGCATCGCCATCTACGAATTCCTGGTGTCGGACGAGACGCCGGTGAAGGTGGCGATCAACGAGGCGGTGGAACTGGCCAAGGTCTACGGCAGCGATAGCGCGCCGCGCTTCATCAACGGCGTGCTGGGGACGCTGGCCGACCATCAGGACGAGTTGCGGCGGGAGATACAGCGGGAGGCGGCCGTGGCGGTGACGGCCTAG
- a CDS encoding type II toxin-antitoxin system Phd/YefM family antitoxin: MKRDVSDLVNRVAYGGERIILTSRGKPKAALVSIDDLERLRRTEDADRPPLSQIDSLVDLVAAIRRLPPGRDTYEPPRASLAAALLGQPADPSFDLETWQAEWARVEAEMRRIEAEDAAGEQTA; the protein is encoded by the coding sequence GTGAAACGGGACGTATCGGACCTGGTCAACCGGGTGGCCTATGGCGGCGAACGCATCATCCTGACCTCGCGCGGCAAGCCCAAAGCGGCGCTGGTCAGCATCGATGACCTGGAGCGCCTGCGCCGGACAGAGGACGCCGACCGCCCGCCCCTGTCGCAAATCGACTCACTGGTCGATCTGGTGGCCGCCATTCGTCGCCTGCCGCCGGGGCGCGACACGTATGAGCCACCCCGCGCCTCATTGGCCGCCGCGCTGCTGGGGCAGCCGGCCGATCCATCCTTCGACCTGGAGACGTGGCAGGCCGAGTGGGCGCGCGTCGAGGCGGAGATGAGGCGCATCGAAGCCGAAGACGCCGCCGGCGAGCAAACCGCGTGA
- a CDS encoding amino acid ABC transporter substrate-binding protein — protein sequence MKARLSYLLALLAVLALALAGCGGAAQETTPTEAAAEAAATEAPAVAESTVAPTEAAAEGAPTEAPVVVTGNTLDAVRERGTLRCAGNQSVPGFGYINPDTNEFEGFDIDFCKVFAVAVLGDPNAIEVRPTTANERFPVLQSGEVDVLSRNTTWTISRDTSLGLDFAPVTFYDGQGMMVRADSGIEDLEGLDGGTICVQSGTTTEKNLADVFRARGIDFTPVVFDEADATRLAYDEGQCDGFTTDKSGLVSQQILMADPAAHIILDETMSKEPLAPAVRHGDNNWYDIVKWSIFCTIAAEEMGIDSTNVDTFLGGEDPVIQNLMGETGDLGVAMGLNNDFCYQIVKQVGNYGEIYNRNLGPDTPFDLPRGLNALYTEGGIQYAPPFR from the coding sequence ATGAAAGCACGATTGAGTTATTTGTTGGCATTGTTGGCGGTGCTGGCCCTGGCCCTGGCGGGCTGTGGCGGTGCAGCGCAGGAAACCACGCCGACCGAGGCCGCGGCCGAAGCCGCGGCCACCGAAGCGCCGGCTGTCGCCGAATCGACCGTCGCCCCCACCGAGGCCGCAGCCGAAGGCGCGCCAACCGAAGCGCCGGTCGTCGTCACCGGCAACACCCTCGACGCAGTGCGCGAGCGCGGCACGTTGCGCTGCGCCGGCAACCAGTCCGTTCCCGGTTTCGGCTATATCAACCCCGACACCAATGAGTTCGAGGGCTTCGACATCGACTTCTGCAAGGTGTTCGCCGTGGCGGTGCTGGGCGACCCCAACGCCATCGAAGTGCGGCCGACGACGGCCAACGAGCGCTTCCCCGTCCTGCAATCGGGCGAGGTGGACGTGCTCAGCCGCAACACCACCTGGACGATCAGCCGCGACACGTCGCTGGGCCTCGACTTCGCGCCGGTCACCTTCTACGACGGCCAGGGCATGATGGTGCGCGCCGATAGCGGCATTGAGGACCTGGAGGGGCTGGACGGCGGCACGATCTGCGTCCAGTCGGGCACGACGACCGAGAAGAATCTGGCCGACGTCTTCCGCGCCCGCGGCATCGACTTTACCCCGGTCGTCTTCGACGAAGCCGACGCGACCCGTCTGGCCTACGACGAAGGGCAATGCGACGGCTTCACCACCGACAAATCGGGCCTGGTGTCGCAGCAAATCCTGATGGCCGACCCGGCGGCCCACATCATCCTCGACGAGACCATGTCCAAGGAGCCGCTGGCCCCCGCCGTGCGCCACGGCGATAACAACTGGTACGACATCGTCAAGTGGTCGATCTTCTGCACCATCGCCGCCGAAGAGATGGGCATCGATTCGACCAACGTCGATACCTTCCTGGGCGGCGAGGACCCGGTCATCCAGAACCTGATGGGCGAGACGGGCGACCTGGGCGTGGCGATGGGCCTGAACAACGACTTCTGCTACCAGATCGTCAAGCAGGTCGGCAACTACGGCGAGATCTACAACCGCAACCTCGGCCCCGATACGCCGTTCGATCTGCCGCGCGGCCTGAACGCGCTGTATACCGAAGGCGGTATCCAGTACGCGCCGCCATTCCGATAA
- a CDS encoding amino acid ABC transporter permease, translating into MTNSTPPPPQRTARIPFWRDIRVLGVIAQIAFLIVVLSALGWVAGNVGDNLSTLGESQFLCRDGSSSVRCAFDFLRLDAQFAISESLIPYDPSDSYGRALLVGALNTIKVAALGIVLATVLGTVTGIARLSSNWLIRNVARWYVDLIRNTPLLLQLFFLFFGVILLFPPIREAVQPFGLPIFLSQRGINLPGIAVMPSFTTWLLFLGGGLALAGLVWWWLGRRERQTERNSNRPVWSLLAFLAVAAVGWFVASAVAADNQGFLVADGTGIQSIDELAAATRAELGLDDLGELDAAVAAGIVSAEQVDAATLSVCAVADTPIEPNIAATLRRAGIPYTVERVDDLAAAVAGYSGGDCDGLAAERAALSAELAAGSVTGTILPLPETPLRLDVPRIEGLNFVGGLRLSPNFAAILIGLTIYTGAFIAEIVRAGIQSVAKGQSEAARALGLSEGQRLRLVVLPQALRVIIPPLTSQYLNLTKNSSLAIAVGYPDLWSTAYTTLNQSGRVIQIFFLAMGTYLFFSLTISFFLNWYNRRVALVER; encoded by the coding sequence ATGACTAATTCCACACCGCCACCACCCCAACGCACAGCGAGGATTCCGTTCTGGCGGGACATCCGGGTGCTGGGCGTCATCGCCCAGATCGCCTTTCTCATCGTCGTGCTGTCCGCCCTGGGTTGGGTGGCGGGCAACGTCGGCGATAACCTCTCGACCCTGGGCGAGAGCCAATTCCTGTGCCGCGACGGCAGCAGCAGCGTGCGCTGCGCCTTCGATTTCCTGCGCCTCGACGCCCAGTTCGCCATCTCCGAGTCGCTCATCCCCTATGATCCCAGCGACTCCTACGGCCGCGCCCTGCTGGTCGGCGCGCTGAACACGATCAAGGTCGCCGCCCTGGGCATCGTGCTGGCGACGGTGTTGGGCACGGTGACCGGCATCGCCCGCCTGTCGTCCAACTGGCTGATTCGCAACGTAGCCCGCTGGTACGTCGATCTCATCCGCAATACCCCCCTGCTATTGCAGCTATTTTTTCTCTTTTTCGGGGTCATCCTGCTCTTTCCGCCCATCCGCGAGGCCGTTCAGCCCTTCGGCCTGCCCATCTTCCTGAGCCAGCGCGGCATCAACCTGCCGGGCATCGCCGTCATGCCGTCCTTCACGACATGGCTGCTGTTCCTCGGCGGCGGGCTGGCATTGGCCGGGCTGGTGTGGTGGTGGCTGGGCCGCCGCGAACGGCAGACGGAGCGCAATAGCAACCGGCCGGTCTGGTCGCTGCTGGCCTTTCTGGCCGTCGCCGCCGTGGGCTGGTTCGTGGCCTCGGCCGTGGCCGCCGATAATCAGGGCTTCCTGGTGGCCGATGGCACGGGCATCCAGAGCATTGACGAGCTGGCCGCGGCCACCCGCGCCGAACTGGGCCTCGATGATTTGGGCGAACTGGACGCGGCCGTCGCCGCCGGCATCGTGAGCGCCGAACAAGTGGACGCGGCGACGCTGAGCGTGTGCGCCGTGGCCGACACGCCCATCGAGCCGAACATTGCCGCCACTTTGCGCCGGGCGGGCATCCCTTACACGGTGGAGCGGGTCGATGACCTGGCCGCGGCCGTCGCCGGGTATAGCGGCGGCGACTGTGACGGCCTGGCCGCCGAGCGAGCCGCCCTGTCGGCCGAGTTGGCCGCCGGAAGCGTGACCGGCACCATCCTGCCCCTGCCCGAAACGCCCCTGCGCCTGGACGTGCCGCGCATCGAGGGGTTGAACTTTGTCGGCGGCCTCAGACTGTCGCCCAATTTCGCCGCCATCCTCATCGGCCTGACTATTTATACCGGCGCGTTCATCGCCGAGATCGTCCGGGCCGGCATCCAGTCCGTCGCCAAGGGGCAGTCGGAGGCGGCGCGGGCGCTGGGGCTGTCCGAGGGGCAACGCTTGCGGCTGGTCGTGCTGCCCCAGGCGTTGCGGGTCATCATCCCGCCCCTGACCAGCCAATACCTCAATCTGACCAAGAACTCGTCGCTGGCTATCGCCGTCGGCTACCCCGACTTGTGGTCGACGGCCTACACCACGCTCAACCAGTCGGGCCGCGTCATCCAGATTTTCTTTCTGGCGATGGGCACGTATCTATTCTTCAGTCTGACGATCTCGTTCTTCCTGAACTGGTACAACCGCCGCGTTGCGCTGGTGGAGAGATAA
- a CDS encoding amino acid ABC transporter permease, which yields MTTLYHNLQTFLRGDTGHFSWRHFLREHVFSSWWYVLWLLLLSYVTIRVVAGQLAAAPITTAAILLAWALLLTFTAVSNVLHQHTPLTFWLSRNLFNSITGAIVSLLLVLLLLAAARGFVGWAVVRASLSTDPDVAAQTLAQWENPGANWGAVIDNLRNFMVFRFPREQDWRLWLLVLWNALLLIPTLFVFSREVFRRSPLRRLLTILWLLTPIVAYLLLVGVGEGGPLPRINPDVAWGGLLLTLILAVFGIIASFPLGVLLALGRRSRIRGVPPWLTWLIVAPLTLYLLATQTLPGLRAADGLGQQIVALWPLALPVVAYLFLRYFQGNVVALLSTVYIEVIRGVPLITVLFMSIILFPIFLPSGMQVLGTWRVLAAVALFAAAYLAENIRGGLQSIPKGQYEAADALGLGTARKYRSIIMPQALRAVIPAIVGQFIGLFKDTTLVETVGLIEFLGVANLISAQPDWLGVRREPYVFIAIVYFIGNFLMAGYSRRLERRLGVGER from the coding sequence ATGACGACGCTCTACCATAACCTGCAAACCTTTCTGCGCGGCGACACGGGCCATTTTAGCTGGCGGCATTTTCTGCGCGAGCACGTCTTCAGCAGTTGGTGGTACGTCCTGTGGCTGCTACTTCTCAGCTACGTCACGATCCGCGTGGTGGCCGGGCAGTTGGCCGCCGCGCCCATCACCACGGCCGCCATCCTGCTCGCCTGGGCGCTGCTGCTGACGTTCACGGCGGTCAGCAACGTCTTGCACCAGCACACGCCGCTGACCTTCTGGCTCAGCCGCAACCTGTTCAACTCCATCACCGGAGCTATCGTTTCCCTGCTGCTGGTGCTGCTGCTGCTGGCCGCGGCGCGCGGCTTCGTCGGTTGGGCGGTGGTGCGGGCCAGCCTCAGCACCGACCCGGACGTGGCCGCCCAAACGCTGGCCCAATGGGAAAATCCGGGCGCGAACTGGGGCGCGGTCATCGACAACCTGCGCAATTTCATGGTCTTTCGCTTCCCGCGCGAGCAGGATTGGCGTTTGTGGCTGCTGGTATTGTGGAACGCGCTGCTGTTGATCCCCACCCTGTTTGTCTTCAGCCGCGAGGTATTTCGCCGCTCGCCCCTGCGGCGGCTGTTGACGATCTTGTGGCTGCTCACGCCCATCGTCGCCTACCTGCTGCTGGTGGGCGTGGGCGAGGGCGGGCCGCTGCCGCGCATCAACCCCGATGTGGCCTGGGGCGGCCTGCTGCTGACGCTGATCCTCGCCGTCTTTGGCATCATCGCCTCGTTCCCGTTGGGCGTGCTGCTGGCCCTCGGCCGTCGCAGCCGGATTCGCGGCGTGCCCCCCTGGCTCACCTGGCTCATTGTCGCCCCGCTGACCCTCTACCTGCTGGCGACGCAAACGCTGCCCGGCCTGCGCGCGGCCGACGGCCTGGGGCAGCAGATCGTCGCCCTGTGGCCGCTGGCCCTGCCCGTCGTGGCCTATCTCTTCCTGCGCTATTTCCAGGGCAACGTCGTGGCCCTGCTCAGCACGGTCTACATCGAGGTCATCCGCGGCGTGCCGCTCATCACCGTCCTGTTCATGTCGATCATCCTCTTCCCCATCTTTTTGCCGTCGGGGATGCAGGTGCTGGGCACGTGGCGGGTGCTGGCGGCGGTGGCCCTCTTCGCCGCCGCCTATCTGGCCGAGAATATTCGCGGCGGGCTGCAATCAATCCCCAAGGGGCAATACGAGGCGGCCGACGCGCTGGGGCTGGGCACGGCGCGCAAGTACCGCTCCATCATCATGCCCCAGGCGTTGCGGGCGGTCATCCCGGCCATCGTCGGCCAGTTCATCGGCCTTTTCAAGGATACGACGCTGGTCGAGACGGTCGGCCTGATCGAGTTCCTGGGCGTCGCCAATCTCATCTCGGCCCAACCCGACTGGCTGGGCGTGCGGCGCGAGCCATACGTCTTCATCGCCATCGTCTATTTCATCGGCAACTTTCTGATGGCCGGCTATAGCCGCCGGCTGGAGCGGCGGCTGGGCGTGGGCGAGCGTTAG